A part of Halobaculum sp. MBLA0143 genomic DNA contains:
- the acs gene encoding acetate--CoA ligase: MTDSEPQLEARLAEQDSFEPPETFVEDANVTDPEIYETFEAEWPDCWERAAELLDWEESYDQVLDDSNPPFFEWFTGGSLNASANCLDRHLDERGDETAIEWVGEPTEEANRTYTYRELHDRVNEFAAGLRELGVEADDVVTLYMPMIPELPIAMLACARIGAPHSVVFAGFSAEALATRMEAADSSYLVTCDGYYRRGDPLDHLDKAETGLADVSHETTTVVADRLRDGDGFGHDLGPDEYDWDELMAAHEGATVDPVSRDAEDMLFLMYTSGTTGQPKGVKHTTGGYLSWTAWTSQAVLDVKPEDTYFCSADIGWITGHSYIVYGPLALGTTTMMYEGTPDYPEQDRLWEIVEEYEATQLYTAPTAIRAFMKWGTEYPDRHDLSSLRLLGTVGEPINPRAWKWYYTHVGGEECPIVDTWWQTETGGMMVTTLPGAKTMKPGAAGPPLPGVDAQVVGPDGEPVEAGQAGYLTVQRPWPGMLRTLYRNDERYVQEYWAEYSDTDSDDPDDWVYFPEDGAKVDEDGYVTVLGRVDDVVNVSGHRLGTMEIESAIVGVEGVAEAAVVGGDHEMKGEAVYTYVITEDGQAETEAFREEIVAAVEDAIGPIARPESVVFTPELPKTRSGKIMRRLLEDLANDEELGDTSTLRNPEVVENLE; this comes from the coding sequence ATGACTGACTCGGAGCCACAACTGGAGGCACGACTCGCCGAGCAGGACTCCTTCGAGCCGCCGGAGACGTTCGTCGAGGACGCGAACGTCACCGATCCGGAGATCTACGAGACGTTCGAGGCGGAGTGGCCGGACTGCTGGGAACGGGCGGCCGAACTGTTGGACTGGGAGGAGTCGTACGACCAGGTGTTGGACGACTCGAACCCGCCGTTCTTCGAGTGGTTCACGGGCGGCTCGCTGAACGCCTCCGCGAACTGTCTCGACCGTCACCTGGACGAGCGGGGCGACGAGACGGCAATCGAGTGGGTGGGAGAGCCGACCGAGGAGGCCAACCGGACGTACACCTACCGGGAGCTGCACGATCGCGTGAACGAGTTCGCGGCCGGGCTGCGGGAGCTGGGGGTCGAGGCGGACGACGTGGTGACGCTGTACATGCCGATGATCCCGGAGCTCCCGATTGCGATGCTGGCGTGTGCGCGGATCGGTGCCCCCCACAGCGTCGTGTTCGCGGGCTTCTCCGCCGAGGCGTTGGCGACCCGGATGGAGGCGGCCGACTCCTCGTACCTCGTCACCTGTGACGGCTACTACCGCCGCGGGGACCCGTTGGACCACCTCGACAAAGCCGAGACCGGGCTGGCGGACGTGAGCCACGAGACGACGACGGTCGTGGCCGACCGGCTCCGCGACGGCGACGGATTCGGGCACGACCTCGGTCCAGACGAGTACGACTGGGACGAGTTGATGGCCGCCCACGAGGGGGCGACGGTGGATCCGGTCTCCCGTGACGCCGAAGACATGTTGTTCCTGATGTACACCTCCGGGACGACCGGACAGCCGAAGGGGGTGAAACACACGACCGGCGGGTACCTCTCGTGGACGGCCTGGACCTCGCAGGCGGTGTTGGACGTGAAGCCCGAGGACACCTACTTCTGTTCTGCGGACATCGGGTGGATCACCGGCCACAGCTACATCGTCTACGGCCCGCTCGCGCTCGGGACGACGACGATGATGTACGAGGGGACGCCGGACTACCCGGAGCAGGATCGGCTGTGGGAGATCGTCGAGGAGTACGAGGCGACGCAGTTGTACACCGCGCCGACGGCGATCCGGGCGTTCATGAAGTGGGGGACGGAGTACCCCGATCGACACGACCTGTCGTCGCTGCGACTCCTGGGGACGGTCGGCGAGCCGATCAACCCGCGGGCCTGGAAGTGGTACTACACACACGTCGGCGGCGAGGAGTGCCCGATCGTCGACACCTGGTGGCAGACGGAGACGGGTGGCATGATGGTGACGACGCTTCCGGGTGCCAAGACGATGAAGCCGGGCGCGGCTGGCCCGCCGTTGCCGGGCGTGGACGCGCAGGTCGTCGGCCCGGACGGTGAGCCCGTCGAGGCGGGGCAGGCGGGCTACCTCACGGTCCAACGGCCGTGGCCGGGGATGCTCCGGACGCTGTACCGCAACGACGAGCGGTACGTGCAGGAGTACTGGGCGGAGTACTCTGACACCGACAGCGACGACCCGGACGACTGGGTGTACTTCCCGGAGGACGGGGCGAAGGTGGACGAGGACGGCTACGTCACAGTGCTCGGACGCGTGGACGACGTGGTGAACGTCTCCGGCCACCGGCTGGGGACGATGGAGATCGAGTCGGCGATCGTCGGCGTCGAGGGGGTCGCGGAGGCGGCCGTCGTCGGCGGCGACCACGAGATGAAAGGTGAGGCCGTCTACACGTACGTCATCACGGAAGACGGGCAAGCGGAGACGGAGGCGTTCCGCGAGGAGATCGTCGCCGCAGTCGAGGACGCGATCGGCCCGATCGCGCGGCCGGAGTCGGTCGTGTTCACGCCGGAACTCCCGAAGACGCGCTCGGGGAAGATCATGCGGCGATTGTTGGAGGATCTGGCGAACGACGAGGAACTGGGTGACACCTCGACACTCCGGAACCCGGAGGTCGTGGAGAATCTGGAGTAG
- a CDS encoding ABC transporter permease: MSGDGLLYRLFGRVPALVIARRNISRAKTRSALAALAIVIGVVAIGAIGGGSVAFKQSTFELIQDQGANNVYVQPGFDADDRTFDREELLAIRETVGAEGVVGNYGGSAQFRERAGRRTDVSTTYTEDPRVLYEIGRGELPVNWRNSVVIRDEFAREHRLGVGDRITLFVEEDLGGQTVTRKRTYRVSAVLAPTSQFGASEVFLPMEQAPADAFTEVQIAAADATAAESIADELDREFNGRESELFILELSSLVNFFKNLVNSINLFLVALGSISLIVAGVAIANTMLMAVIKRREEIGVLRAVGYQRGDVLRVLLVESAMLGAIGTAVGVVLATVATMIANQIFLGGPFAFTREALLYLGGSAVFGVLISLIAGIYPAWRAANDRPVEALRG, translated from the coding sequence ATGAGCGGAGACGGTCTGTTGTACCGGTTGTTCGGCCGCGTCCCGGCGCTCGTGATCGCCCGCCGGAACATCTCGCGGGCGAAGACCCGGTCGGCGTTGGCGGCGCTGGCGATCGTCATCGGTGTCGTCGCCATCGGCGCCATCGGCGGCGGCAGCGTCGCGTTCAAGCAGAGCACGTTCGAGCTGATTCAGGATCAGGGCGCCAACAACGTCTACGTCCAGCCGGGCTTCGACGCGGACGACCGCACGTTCGACCGCGAGGAGCTCCTCGCGATCCGCGAGACGGTCGGTGCCGAGGGGGTGGTCGGCAACTACGGCGGGAGCGCACAGTTCCGGGAGCGTGCCGGCCGACGGACGGACGTGAGCACGACGTACACGGAAGACCCTCGGGTGTTGTACGAGATCGGCCGCGGGGAACTGCCGGTCAACTGGCGCAACAGCGTCGTGATCCGCGACGAGTTCGCCCGCGAGCACCGGCTGGGCGTCGGTGACCGGATCACGTTGTTCGTCGAAGAGGATCTCGGCGGCCAGACGGTCACCCGCAAGCGCACCTACCGAGTGTCTGCCGTGTTGGCGCCGACGAGTCAGTTCGGCGCCAGCGAGGTGTTCCTCCCGATGGAGCAGGCTCCGGCGGACGCCTTCACGGAGGTGCAGATCGCGGCGGCGGACGCGACCGCCGCCGAGTCGATCGCCGACGAACTGGACCGGGAGTTCAACGGGCGGGAGTCCGAGCTGTTCATCCTAGAGCTGTCGTCGCTCGTCAACTTCTTCAAGAACCTTGTCAACTCGATCAACCTGTTCCTGGTTGCGCTGGGGTCGATCTCGTTGATCGTGGCCGGCGTCGCCATCGCCAACACGATGCTGATGGCCGTCATCAAGCGCCGGGAGGAGATCGGCGTCTTACGGGCCGTCGGCTACCAGCGCGGCGACGTGTTGCGGGTGTTGTTGGTGGAGTCGGCGATGCTGGGCGCCATCGGCACGGCCGTCGGGGTGGTGTTGGCGACCGTGGCGACGATGATCGCCAACCAGATCTTCCTCGGTGGTCCGTTCGCGTTCACCCGGGAGGCGTTGCTGTACCTCGGTGGCTCGGCGGTGTTCGGAGTGTTGATCAGTCTGATCGCCGGGATCTACCCGGCTTGGCGGGCGGCCAACGACCGGCCGGTGGAGGCGCTCCGGGGGTAG
- a CDS encoding ABC transporter permease, with amino-acid sequence MSLLRRLTAQVPTVVLARRNVSRATTRSALAVLAIVIGVVAIGGIGVGGEAFKQDQLAAYEGFGGTATVTPVFRPGDPGGRTFDEQEINRIRQAAGSGEIVKTRSFNGLVNGPDGDPIVFASSTGIDDPSKFYEAKAGEIPENFDRTVVVGSGFADSNDVSVGDKLRLVGEIDKEYRVSAVLKEQGSGDPLRADRSVFVPNSQFDRETYDRLIIQANVQVAGIETVAENVRSELNGRQDTVSVTTSQSRKEQQEQQFELINQFLLGISGISLLVAAVTIANTMLMSAIEREGEIGVLRAVGYSKFAVVRLLVAEATLLGVLGVAIGAPVALGVGVVANELLVGNPLAFTETGLWYIGVGVAFGVLTALVGGLYPAWRAANKRPVEALG; translated from the coding sequence GTGAGTCTGCTCCGGCGACTGACGGCACAGGTTCCGACGGTCGTGCTGGCACGTCGGAACGTCTCGCGTGCGACCACCCGTTCGGCGCTGGCGGTGCTGGCGATCGTCATCGGCGTCGTCGCAATCGGCGGGATCGGCGTCGGCGGCGAGGCGTTCAAACAGGACCAACTGGCGGCCTACGAGGGGTTCGGCGGGACGGCGACGGTGACGCCGGTGTTTCGCCCGGGCGACCCCGGGGGCCGGACGTTCGACGAACAGGAGATCAACCGCATTCGACAGGCGGCCGGCAGCGGTGAGATCGTCAAGACACGCTCGTTCAACGGGCTCGTGAACGGTCCGGACGGCGACCCGATCGTCTTCGCCAGCTCGACCGGAATCGACGATCCGTCGAAGTTCTACGAGGCGAAGGCGGGTGAGATTCCGGAGAACTTCGACCGGACGGTGGTCGTCGGCTCGGGGTTCGCCGACTCGAACGACGTGTCCGTCGGCGACAAGCTCCGGCTCGTCGGCGAGATCGACAAGGAGTACCGCGTCTCGGCGGTGCTGAAAGAACAGGGGAGTGGTGACCCGTTGCGGGCCGACCGCAGCGTGTTCGTCCCCAACTCCCAGTTCGACCGAGAGACGTACGACCGGCTCATCATCCAGGCGAACGTCCAGGTCGCCGGGATCGAGACGGTCGCCGAGAACGTCCGGTCGGAGCTGAACGGCCGGCAAGACACCGTCTCCGTGACGACGAGCCAGAGCCGGAAGGAGCAACAGGAACAGCAGTTCGAACTGATCAACCAGTTCCTGCTGGGGATCAGCGGGATCTCGCTCCTGGTCGCCGCGGTGACCATCGCCAACACGATGCTGATGTCCGCCATCGAGCGCGAGGGTGAGATCGGCGTCCTGCGTGCGGTGGGCTACTCGAAGTTCGCGGTCGTCCGGCTGCTCGTCGCGGAGGCGACGTTGCTGGGCGTCCTCGGTGTCGCCATCGGCGCGCCCGTGGCGCTCGGTGTCGGTGTCGTCGCCAACGAACTGCTCGTCGGCAATCCGTTGGCGTTCACCGAGACCGGCCTGTGGTACATCGGCGTCGGCGTCGCGTTCGGCGTGTTGACCGCCCTCGTGGGCGGACTGTACCCCGCCTGGCGGGCGGCGAACAAACGACCCGTGGAGGCGTTAGGATGA
- a CDS encoding ABC transporter ATP-binding protein: MPGDEPTDDATRADGGTESAGDDAPATGGFDRKSAGDVEAVIPDDSILRGRNVVKEYQTGDQLVRALKGIDFGIAPGDFVAVVGPSGSGKSTLLNLLGLLDVPTRGEVTLEGRDVASFDDAERTRQRKQVIGFVFQSFYLIPTLTALENVEMPRMLDRTPEKTRRRATELLERVGLGDRLDHYPDELSGGQKQRVAIARSLINDPQLLLADEPTGNLDRDTGDQILDLFDELREEEGVAVVTVTHDDYVAQAADRVVNLIDGELRESGDAAQGAARGPEPDGGDTG; encoded by the coding sequence GTGCCGGGAGACGAACCGACGGACGACGCGACACGCGCGGACGGTGGGACGGAGTCAGCCGGGGACGACGCCCCGGCCACCGGCGGGTTCGACCGGAAGTCGGCCGGCGACGTGGAGGCAGTCATCCCGGACGACTCCATCCTCCGCGGGCGCAACGTCGTCAAGGAGTACCAGACGGGTGACCAGCTCGTCAGAGCGCTGAAGGGGATCGACTTCGGAATCGCCCCGGGCGACTTCGTCGCCGTCGTCGGTCCCTCCGGCAGCGGGAAGTCGACGTTGTTGAACCTCCTGGGACTCCTCGACGTGCCGACCCGCGGCGAGGTGACGCTGGAGGGGCGAGACGTGGCGTCGTTCGACGACGCCGAGCGCACCCGCCAGCGCAAACAGGTGATCGGCTTCGTCTTCCAGAGCTTCTACCTGATCCCGACGCTGACGGCCCTGGAGAACGTCGAGATGCCGCGGATGCTCGACCGGACGCCGGAGAAGACTCGTCGGCGGGCCACGGAGCTGTTGGAACGCGTCGGACTCGGTGACCGACTGGACCACTACCCGGACGAGCTGTCGGGCGGACAGAAGCAACGCGTCGCCATCGCGCGGTCGCTCATCAACGACCCGCAACTGTTGTTGGCAGACGAGCCGACCGGGAACCTCGACCGCGACACCGGCGACCAGATCCTCGACCTGTTCGACGAGCTCCGGGAGGAGGAGGGAGTGGCGGTAGTGACCGTCACCCACGACGACTACGTCGCACAGGCCGCAGACCGCGTAGTCAACCTGATCGACGGTGAACTCCGCGAGAGCGGTGACGCCGCACAGGGCGCTGCCAGAGGCCCAGAGCCGGACGGGGGTGACACGGGGTGA
- a CDS encoding ribbon-helix-helix domain-containing protein: protein MAKDTVRYPDEVVDEIDSLVENGVFESKSEFYRFSAEYVLALVDDEYDPSTFNYGELKDELDLDEQPRLLGADGGRDFLDAVITVRQYGLRNDFEAAEAYIDENYDATDRPGMILEELLRVYRDRADENGPAGL from the coding sequence ATGGCGAAGGACACCGTGCGGTACCCCGACGAGGTCGTCGACGAGATCGACAGTCTCGTCGAGAACGGGGTGTTCGAGAGCAAGTCGGAGTTCTATCGCTTCTCCGCCGAGTACGTCCTGGCGCTCGTCGACGACGAGTACGACCCCTCCACGTTCAACTACGGAGAGCTGAAGGACGAACTCGACTTGGACGAACAACCGCGGCTGTTGGGAGCCGACGGCGGCCGAGACTTCCTCGACGCCGTCATCACGGTGCGACAGTACGGGCTCCGCAACGACTTCGAGGCCGCAGAGGCGTACATCGACGAGAACTACGACGCCACGGACCGCCCGGGGATGATTCTCGAAGAGCTGTTGCGGGTGTACCGTGACCGCGCGGACGAGAACGGGCCGGCCGGGCTCTGA